In a single window of the Poecile atricapillus isolate bPoeAtr1 chromosome 27, bPoeAtr1.hap1, whole genome shotgun sequence genome:
- the ETV4 gene encoding ETS translocation variant 4 isoform X1 — MKGYLDQQVPFTFPQQPPGRAGPAGGAALGAAEAPGEPPGQDSEELFQHLRQLQETWLTEAQVPDNDEQFVPDFHSENLAFHSPPAKVKEEPQSPSEPCSHEQPFQHNSEQCLYASAYDRPRESPSPGVLIQPPLQQFPRQDRSFLSPAGPPHCTSSCGYLSENSSAYQPPVEMCHSFPPSQGMAQQDPIAYQCQLPKPCLQYPQQSFKQEPQEPQYEQEKQAGSRQQFPAVVVKQEQVDFVYDSDVPDCSSMYINAESYPSHSNTEDTLGCSYDKQIRSFTDDVCVVPEKFEAGDIKQEGGGYREGPPYQRRGSLQLWQFLVALLDNPTNSHFIAWTGRGMEFKLIEPEEVARLWGIQKNRPAMNYDKLSRSLRYYYEKGIMQKVAGERYVYKFVCEPEALFSMAFPEQQRPALRAEFERQLSEEDTVPLSHLDENGSYLPELGSFPPELYSKGYTY; from the exons ATGAAGGGGTACCTGGACCAGCAGGTGCCGTTCACATTCCCGCAG cagcccccgggccgggccgggcccgctgGCGGAGCCGCGCTGGGCGCTGCGGAGGCTCCCGGGGAGCCGCCGGGACAGGACTCGGAAG AGCTCTTCCAGCACCTGAGGCAGCTCCAGGAGACCTGGCTCACCGAAG CTCAGGTTCCAGACAATGATGAGCAATTTGTGCCTGACTTCCATTCAGAAAACT TAGCTTTTCACAGTCCTCCTGCTAAGGTTAAAGAGGAGCCCCAGAGcccctcggagccctgcagccACGAGCAGCCGTTCCAGCACAACAGCGAGCAGTGCCTTTATGCCAG TGCCTATGACCGACCCAGAGAGTCCCCCAGCCCCGGAGTCCTGATTCAGCCACCGCTCCAACAGTTCCCCAGACAGGACAGGAGCTtcctgagccctgcagggccaccCCACTGCACATCCAGCTGTGGATACCTCAGTGAAAACAG CTCTGCGTATCAGCCTCCTGTGGAGATGTGCCATtccttcccaccctcccagggcaTGGCCCAGCAGGACCCCATTGCCTACCAGTGCCAGCTGCCCAAGCCCTGCCTCCAGTACCCCCAGCAGAGCTTCAagcaggagccccaggagccGCAGTACGagcaggagaagcaggcaggcagcaggcagcagtTCCCAGCTGTGGTGGTCAAGCAGGAGCAGGTGGATTTCGTGTACGACTCAG ATGTTCCTGACTGTTCTTCCATGTACATAAATGCTGAGAGTTATCCAAGCCATTCAAACACAGAAGATACATTAG GCTGCAGCTATGACAAGCAGATCAGGTCCTTTACTGATGATGTCTGTGTTGTTCCAGAAAAATTTGAAG CAGGAGACATCAAGCAGGAAGGCGGAGGGTACCGGGAAGGACCCCCCTACCAGAGACGGGGATCGCTCCAGCTCTGGCAGTTCCTGGTGGCTCTGTTGGACAATCCCACCAATTCCCACTTCATTGCCTGGACTGGCAGAGGAATGGAGTTCAAGCTGATTGAGCCAGAGGAG GTGGCCAGGCTGTGGGGGATCCAGAAGAACCGTCCTGCCATGAACTATGACAAGCTGAGCCGATCACTGCGCTACTATTATGAAAAAGGCATCATGCAGAAG GTGGCTGGGGAGCGCTACGTGTACAAGTTTGTGTGTGAGCCTGAAGCCTTGTTCTCCATGGCCTTCCCCGAGCAGCAGCGGCCGGCGCTGAGGGCAGAGTTTGAGCGGCAGCTCAGCGAGGAGGACACGGTGCCTCTCTCTCACCTGGATGAGAATGGATCCTACCTGCCAGAGCTTGGGAGCTTCCCTCCAGAGCTCTACAGCAAAGGCTACACCTACTAG
- the ETV4 gene encoding ETS translocation variant 4 isoform X3 — protein sequence MKGYLDQQVPFTFPQPPGRAGPAGGAALGAAEAPGEPPGQDSEELFQHLRQLQETWLTEAQVPDNDEQFVPDFHSENLAFHSPPAKVKEEPQSPSEPCSHEQPFQHNSEQCLYASAYDRPRESPSPGVLIQPPLQQFPRQDRSFLSPAGPPHCTSSCGYLSENSSAYQPPVEMCHSFPPSQGMAQQDPIAYQCQLPKPCLQYPQQSFKQEPQEPQYEQEKQAGSRQQFPAVVVKQEQVDFVYDSDVPDCSSMYINAESYPSHSNTEDTLGCSYDKQIRSFTDDVCVVPEKFEAGDIKQEGGGYREGPPYQRRGSLQLWQFLVALLDNPTNSHFIAWTGRGMEFKLIEPEEVARLWGIQKNRPAMNYDKLSRSLRYYYEKGIMQKVAGERYVYKFVCEPEALFSMAFPEQQRPALRAEFERQLSEEDTVPLSHLDENGSYLPELGSFPPELYSKGYTY from the exons ATGAAGGGGTACCTGGACCAGCAGGTGCCGTTCACATTCCCGCAG cccccgggccgggccgggcccgctgGCGGAGCCGCGCTGGGCGCTGCGGAGGCTCCCGGGGAGCCGCCGGGACAGGACTCGGAAG AGCTCTTCCAGCACCTGAGGCAGCTCCAGGAGACCTGGCTCACCGAAG CTCAGGTTCCAGACAATGATGAGCAATTTGTGCCTGACTTCCATTCAGAAAACT TAGCTTTTCACAGTCCTCCTGCTAAGGTTAAAGAGGAGCCCCAGAGcccctcggagccctgcagccACGAGCAGCCGTTCCAGCACAACAGCGAGCAGTGCCTTTATGCCAG TGCCTATGACCGACCCAGAGAGTCCCCCAGCCCCGGAGTCCTGATTCAGCCACCGCTCCAACAGTTCCCCAGACAGGACAGGAGCTtcctgagccctgcagggccaccCCACTGCACATCCAGCTGTGGATACCTCAGTGAAAACAG CTCTGCGTATCAGCCTCCTGTGGAGATGTGCCATtccttcccaccctcccagggcaTGGCCCAGCAGGACCCCATTGCCTACCAGTGCCAGCTGCCCAAGCCCTGCCTCCAGTACCCCCAGCAGAGCTTCAagcaggagccccaggagccGCAGTACGagcaggagaagcaggcaggcagcaggcagcagtTCCCAGCTGTGGTGGTCAAGCAGGAGCAGGTGGATTTCGTGTACGACTCAG ATGTTCCTGACTGTTCTTCCATGTACATAAATGCTGAGAGTTATCCAAGCCATTCAAACACAGAAGATACATTAG GCTGCAGCTATGACAAGCAGATCAGGTCCTTTACTGATGATGTCTGTGTTGTTCCAGAAAAATTTGAAG CAGGAGACATCAAGCAGGAAGGCGGAGGGTACCGGGAAGGACCCCCCTACCAGAGACGGGGATCGCTCCAGCTCTGGCAGTTCCTGGTGGCTCTGTTGGACAATCCCACCAATTCCCACTTCATTGCCTGGACTGGCAGAGGAATGGAGTTCAAGCTGATTGAGCCAGAGGAG GTGGCCAGGCTGTGGGGGATCCAGAAGAACCGTCCTGCCATGAACTATGACAAGCTGAGCCGATCACTGCGCTACTATTATGAAAAAGGCATCATGCAGAAG GTGGCTGGGGAGCGCTACGTGTACAAGTTTGTGTGTGAGCCTGAAGCCTTGTTCTCCATGGCCTTCCCCGAGCAGCAGCGGCCGGCGCTGAGGGCAGAGTTTGAGCGGCAGCTCAGCGAGGAGGACACGGTGCCTCTCTCTCACCTGGATGAGAATGGATCCTACCTGCCAGAGCTTGGGAGCTTCCCTCCAGAGCTCTACAGCAAAGGCTACACCTACTAG
- the ETV4 gene encoding ETS translocation variant 4 isoform X2, producing MKGYLDQQVPFTFPQQPPGRAGPAGGAALGAAEAPGEPPGQDSEELFQHLRQLQETWLTEAQVPDNDEQFVPDFHSENLAFHSPPAKVKEEPQSPSEPCSHEQPFQHNSEQCLYASAYDRPRESPSPGVLIQPPLQQFPRQDRSFLSPAGPPHCTSSCGYLSENSSAYQPPVEMCHSFPPSQGMAQQDPIAYQCQLPKPCLQYPQQSFKQEPQEPQYEQEKQAGSRQQFPAVVVKQEQVDFVYDSDVPDCSSMYINAESYPSHSNTEDTLGCSYDKQIRSFTDDVCVVPEKFEGDIKQEGGGYREGPPYQRRGSLQLWQFLVALLDNPTNSHFIAWTGRGMEFKLIEPEEVARLWGIQKNRPAMNYDKLSRSLRYYYEKGIMQKVAGERYVYKFVCEPEALFSMAFPEQQRPALRAEFERQLSEEDTVPLSHLDENGSYLPELGSFPPELYSKGYTY from the exons ATGAAGGGGTACCTGGACCAGCAGGTGCCGTTCACATTCCCGCAG cagcccccgggccgggccgggcccgctgGCGGAGCCGCGCTGGGCGCTGCGGAGGCTCCCGGGGAGCCGCCGGGACAGGACTCGGAAG AGCTCTTCCAGCACCTGAGGCAGCTCCAGGAGACCTGGCTCACCGAAG CTCAGGTTCCAGACAATGATGAGCAATTTGTGCCTGACTTCCATTCAGAAAACT TAGCTTTTCACAGTCCTCCTGCTAAGGTTAAAGAGGAGCCCCAGAGcccctcggagccctgcagccACGAGCAGCCGTTCCAGCACAACAGCGAGCAGTGCCTTTATGCCAG TGCCTATGACCGACCCAGAGAGTCCCCCAGCCCCGGAGTCCTGATTCAGCCACCGCTCCAACAGTTCCCCAGACAGGACAGGAGCTtcctgagccctgcagggccaccCCACTGCACATCCAGCTGTGGATACCTCAGTGAAAACAG CTCTGCGTATCAGCCTCCTGTGGAGATGTGCCATtccttcccaccctcccagggcaTGGCCCAGCAGGACCCCATTGCCTACCAGTGCCAGCTGCCCAAGCCCTGCCTCCAGTACCCCCAGCAGAGCTTCAagcaggagccccaggagccGCAGTACGagcaggagaagcaggcaggcagcaggcagcagtTCCCAGCTGTGGTGGTCAAGCAGGAGCAGGTGGATTTCGTGTACGACTCAG ATGTTCCTGACTGTTCTTCCATGTACATAAATGCTGAGAGTTATCCAAGCCATTCAAACACAGAAGATACATTAG GCTGCAGCTATGACAAGCAGATCAGGTCCTTTACTGATGATGTCTGTGTTGTTCCAGAAAAATTTGAAG GAGACATCAAGCAGGAAGGCGGAGGGTACCGGGAAGGACCCCCCTACCAGAGACGGGGATCGCTCCAGCTCTGGCAGTTCCTGGTGGCTCTGTTGGACAATCCCACCAATTCCCACTTCATTGCCTGGACTGGCAGAGGAATGGAGTTCAAGCTGATTGAGCCAGAGGAG GTGGCCAGGCTGTGGGGGATCCAGAAGAACCGTCCTGCCATGAACTATGACAAGCTGAGCCGATCACTGCGCTACTATTATGAAAAAGGCATCATGCAGAAG GTGGCTGGGGAGCGCTACGTGTACAAGTTTGTGTGTGAGCCTGAAGCCTTGTTCTCCATGGCCTTCCCCGAGCAGCAGCGGCCGGCGCTGAGGGCAGAGTTTGAGCGGCAGCTCAGCGAGGAGGACACGGTGCCTCTCTCTCACCTGGATGAGAATGGATCCTACCTGCCAGAGCTTGGGAGCTTCCCTCCAGAGCTCTACAGCAAAGGCTACACCTACTAG